In the genome of Carnobacterium viridans, one region contains:
- a CDS encoding DUF2179 domain-containing protein: MEVDLSFLLLIFVINVVYISLNTIRFMLTMKSYRLAASLVSMVEVTIYVVGLGLVLDSLDNYLNLAVYALGYGVGIALGIKIEEFLALGYIMVTAIVPDLETKMPEELRNLGYGVTTSLAFGREGDRMVLEILTPRKTERKLYKQISEIEPKTFIISYEPKYINGGFWTKKVKKRRKEIRNEENK, encoded by the coding sequence ATGGAAGTAGATTTATCTTTTTTACTATTAATATTTGTCATTAACGTTGTGTATATCTCATTGAATACGATACGTTTTATGTTAACCATGAAAAGCTATCGCTTAGCAGCTTCACTCGTTTCAATGGTTGAGGTGACCATTTATGTTGTCGGTTTAGGATTAGTGTTGGATAGTTTAGATAATTACCTTAATCTAGCTGTTTATGCATTAGGATACGGAGTCGGTATTGCTCTTGGAATTAAGATTGAAGAATTTTTAGCTCTTGGCTACATTATGGTTACTGCAATTGTTCCAGATTTGGAAACCAAAATGCCTGAAGAATTACGTAATTTAGGATACGGTGTGACAACAAGTCTTGCATTTGGTCGTGAAGGCGATCGAATGGTTTTAGAAATCTTGACACCTAGAAAAACGGAACGCAAACTGTATAAACAAATCAGTGAAATTGAACCTAAAACGTTTATTATTTCTTATGAACCTAAGTATATCAATGGTGGATTTTGGACTAAAAAAGTAAAAAAACGCCGTAAGGAAATTAGAAATGAAGAGAATAAATAA